atttctcagctgttgttcctcccaaaaaataaataaataaatatgatctaatatactaattttattataaaatatgtttcattctattatcagctcggtgaagatcgacttaggttGGATCTTAGACGACAAACTCTTTTTGATCTTTATTAAATGatcctatatagtccactgctggacataggccttccaagtttgcgccagtcattatggcgcaaactcatgtgttttgcccagaTCAGAGATCAAATTGTTTAAGAAGTGTATAAGATTTAATTTCGCAAAATTTTGAAGATATCTATCATCTTACATTCTCAATGCCTACAATCGAATTGCACGTAAAAGAAAAACCGCGGATAGTAGCTAGTTAGTAATAAATTGgaaatacaaaaaatcaaaCGTAGAAAATATGTTCCGTAATAATGACTACGGGAACGAAAACAGCCGAAATCAAAGTGTACGGAATGACAAAAATagagatatattattctttGATATTACTTTCCGATTCCAATATGACATGGAAGTTTTTTGAAGTATACTTTTGACTCActtattttgttacatatttctattttaatttatgtaccatcgtcaacataatatattaatccgatcatttattttgtaactctgtgaactgaacaatacctattttgttaaattccacgcgaacgaagtcgcgggcacagctagtagaataatataattatgaattgtttttacactttattatcatttatatggAGTTCGCTATTAGGGTTTTGTACTACATCTTATGACTGAAGTTGATAGAAAATATTTGGTATATTAGTTATATGACCTTAAAATTGTCTCATGTAGcacgtataaaaaatatcattgtgAGTCTACTACTCTGACTAATCCATCTAACGTTTTCAGGTTTTCTATTAAGATTACAGATTTATTTGATGTCTAATATAATTACAGAGGTAATTGAActcttaacatatttttattagaaggGGGTGTTGATTATTACGTCACCAGTAACATTTCTCTATTCAAtacacagaaaataataatactggaAATATTCATTGTTCACGTACTTGTAAACTAATTTTGACAAATGGCTTATTCATTCAACGAGTTAACATCATTGAATCGAATCGTTCCCGCAGATGGTGTTTGCGGATACGTAGCCACAGCAATGTTGTCGTTTATTAGGAAATTGCATGTCTGCGACGCATTACTGGCGCAAATTACGGCACGACCTATCTACGAGTCTACCCTTGCTTCGCAGTAAATCGTTCTAAAAATCGTTACGTGCACTTTCGTTCGAGAATTCGAGGtaacagttttaaaattatttggttggtaaattttaattatatatgttaccggccaaacccgatttcaggacaaactagttttgcctaggctaAACTAGTTCTTCCTATACGTGTTAGGATTAACTAGTAtagcctaggcaaaactagtttgtccttAACCCGATAGGATAAACCAGCTTAGGCTAGTCCAAACTAATTTGTCCTAAGCCCGATAGGATAGACCAGTTTAGGCCAGGCCAAACTAGTTGATCCTGATATAAATACGCACACTTTAGGATAAACTGGTATGGCCTAGTCTAAatagtctaaaaaaaatttcgGGACAGGATGTTAGCcgaaacatcaaaaaaatatgccaatatcacaaaagaaatgatAAGCTTGTATTTATCTATGTGTAGTGTCTgtcatcaaaataaaacaaagaagaaaAGAGGATTAGTCTCTAAGCTCATTCTTCATTCGGAAATGAATAGTAGGTGCCAGGTAGATCTGATTGATTTTCAGACACAACCAgatggaaattttaaatttattatggtttaccAAGACTATCTAACAAAATTTGTTCTGCTTCGCGCTCTACAATGTAAGAGGGCGGCAGAGGCGGCTTATCATTTGAATGATATATTTGTAACTATAGGAGCGCCGTGCATTCTTCAATCTGATAACGCTAGggaatttgtaaataatgttataagtgAGCTTGCCAGACACAGTCAAAGCCAGGGCTCAGTTGAACGTGCCAATCAAGATATTGAGAATATGATAGGGTGGATGAAT
This genomic stretch from Melitaea cinxia chromosome 10, ilMelCinx1.1, whole genome shotgun sequence harbors:
- the LOC123657237 gene encoding KRAB-A domain-containing protein 2-like is translated as MNSRCQVDLIDFQTQPDGNFKFIMVYQDYLTKFVLLRALQCKRAAEAAYHLNDIFVTIGAPCILQSDNAREFVNNVISELARHSQSQGSVERANQDIENMIGWMNDNASTKWSEEPRVGLSTSSLPQEIINDIQDEDDLRKVIKDDRNVNLTEDRNDNVVEVD